The following coding sequences are from one Microtus pennsylvanicus isolate mMicPen1 chromosome 1, mMicPen1.hap1, whole genome shotgun sequence window:
- the Calhm4 gene encoding calcium homeostasis modulator protein 4 — MSPSLNCLLSSLQRSGTCTNSLIAVLTICVQQLFSSYTFSCPCQAGKNFYYGSAFLLVPALILLIAGYALRGQMWTVASEYCCCSCTPPYRRSSPLERRLACLMFFNITGRALVAPLTWLTVTLMTGTYYECAASEYASVDQYPMFANVTASKREEILAGFPCYTSAPSDVMPVRDEVALLHRYQSQMLGWILIILATIAFLVSKCLGRCCSPLTSMQHHYWSNHLQSERALFEQAAEEHSRLLIRHRIKKVFGFIPGSEDIKHIRIPSCQDWRDISIPNILCVGDTTQGPYSFLGERVVEENEEDRQEGIELKP, encoded by the exons ATGAGCCCAAGTCTCAATTGTCTTCTCTCGTCCCTACAGAGAAGCGGAACGTGCACCAATTCTTTGATTGCGGTCTTGACTATTTGTGTGCAGCAACTGTTCTCCTCTTACACATTCAGTTGTCCCTGTCAAGCCGGAAAGAACTTCTACTACGGTTCGGCTttcctcctggttcctgccttgatcCTTCTGATTGCCGGCtatgctctcagaggccagatgTGGACGGTCGCCAGCGAATACTGCTGCTGCAGCTGTACCCCTCCGTACCGGAGAAGCAGCCCGCTCGAGAGGAGGCTGGCCTGCCTCATGTTCTTCAACATCACTGGGAGGGCGCTGGTTGCTCCACTGACGTGGCTGACAGTGACCCTGATGACAGGCACCTACTATGAATGTGCGGCAAGTGAGTATGCCTCTGTGGACCAGTACCCAATGTTCGCTAATGTCACTGCCAGCAAACGGGAAGAGATCCTAGCTGGGTTTCCATGCTACACGTCTGCTCCTTCTGATGTGATGCCAGTAAGAGACGAAGTGGCTCTTCTCCACAGATACCAGTCACAA ATGCTGGGCTGGATTTTGATCATTTTGGCAACCattgcttttctggtctccaaATGTCTGGGAAGATGCTGCTCTCCCCTCACCTCTATGCAGCATCACTACTGGTCCAACCACCTCCAGAGTGAGAGGGCGCTCTTTGAACAAGCCGCCGAGGAACACTCACGACTTCTCATCAGACATCGCATCAAGAAAGTGTTTGGTTTCATTCCTGGGAGTGAAGACATCAAACATATTCGCATTCCTTCgtgccaggactggagagatattTCCATACCCAATATTCTATGTGTGGGTGACACCACACAGGGTCCCTATAGCTTCCTCGGAGAAAGGGTGGTTGAGGAAAATGAGGAAGACAGACAAGAAGGTATTGAACTGAAGCCTTGA